GATGGCCAACCTGCGTTGTGAAAGCGACTTTTCGGACAAATCTCTCGTCAAAGACAATCCCGTAGCACCTGCAACAAGCGCCACAACGAACGATGTAACCACCAACCAAGGGTTATGTCCGAAGTCCAGAAATTCCATAGGCTGGACAATGCCGCAGCAGGTTTCTTATTTCAATATTTGCCTATGCCTTGTGACGGCTCATCTGGCAGGAACAACGCCCAGGCGCCCCTTGCCATCCAGGGCACGCGTCTATCGATTTTTTTGGTCGTTGGGCAGGGTCGCAACGGTATAAGCTGTCGACACCTGTGGGCTCTGAGCCGACATCCCCATCTCTGGCAAAACCTCGGTGCTTGTTTGTCAACTTGGACTTCGGCGAAAGGGGCAAATCTGGTCGACGTCCGATATCCTTGACTATCGAGCCTCGGGCAAAAACGTCCCCGGATGCATGATGATGTCGAAATGCTGCATCCCTTTCTTCAAATCGAAACTGACCGAATGCCCGGCCTTGCGCAGCAGTTCCGCATAATCCCGGCTCTGGCGGATGAACTCGGGTGTGTCCCTTTCCGCCACTGTCACGTGATAGCGCGGGCCGGGGGGCGGCAGGTGGCGGATGGGCGACAGGTCGTTCACCTCGACCGGGGTCAGTTGCAGCGGGTCATTGATCGGCGTCTGGCTGATCGGTTCCAGATCATAAACGCCGCTGATCAGGATCACGTCGCGCACGCGCAAACCCGCGCGGGCAAGGTCGTTGGCTGAACTGGCCATGACCATACTTGCCAATTGCGCCCCGGCGCTGTGCCCGGACAACGTGATCCGCGATGGGTCAAAACCCAGATCAGACGCATTGGTTGCCAGCCAGAGCAATGCGTCGCGGCATTCTTCGACCATCTCTCCGACCCGCGCATCTGGTGCGAGTGTGTAGTTCAGGGTCGCAAACGACTGTTCAGCCTCGATCAGCGCAGGTGCCATCATCGCCGAATCGCGTTGGCTGAGGGCTTGCCAATAGCCCCCGTGAATAAAGACATGCAGCGGCGCACCGGCCCCTTTTGCGGGAAAGAAATCCAGAACCTGAGCGGTTGCATCACCGTAAGAGATGTTCCCGATCACCTCCATCTGCGCGCGGTGTTGTGCGCTGAGCGCGGCGTAGCTGTCCAGATAGGGTGTGAGGTCTCCGCCGATCATTGAAGAGGGGGAATACTCCTGATCCAACTCGGCCTGTGTGAACCCCCGATACAGCATTGCTTACTCCTGATCCGCATACATCAATTCGGTTCGTACATCGTAGAGATCATGGAAAAAGCGCAGATCCAAGGCTTTGCGTAAAAACGACACGCCACTGGAACCGCCGGTACCGGGTTGATTGCCGATCACCCTCTCGACCGCCGTGACGTGATCAAAGCGCCAACGCTGGAACAGGGATTCCACATCCATCAGCTTTTCAGCCAGTGCGTAGAGATCCCAATATGTACCAGCGTCCTGAAACACCTGCACCCAGATCTTCACCACACGCGGGTCGCCGGAATAGGGCTGTGCAAAATCGCGCTCTAGCAGGTCTTGGGGCACATTGAACCCTTGGCGGGCCAGCATGAACAGAACTTCGTCGTAAAGGGACGGTTTGGTCAGGGCATCATTCAGCATCCCCATCACTTCGGGATCATGCTCATGTACTTTCAGGGTTGCTGCGTCCTTGTTTCCAAGAATGAATTCGATCTGACGGTAGCCATAGCTTTGAAACCCAGAGGAACTGCCCAACGCCTGTCGAAAGGTCATGTAATCGGCAGGCGTCATGGTCAGCAGCGTTTCCCAAGCCGAAATCAACTGGCGCTGGATTGCTTTGACCCTGTCGAGGTTCTTCATCGCCGGGCCAAATTCGTCTCGTTGCAGGTAATGACGCACCTCAACCAGTTGGTGGTGCATCAGTTTTAACCACAGCTCGCTGACCTGATGGATGATGATGAACAGCATCTCATCGGGTTGCGCAGGGTCCTGAAAGGTCTTTTGCAGATTCAGCAGGGTCTTAAGCTGCAGAAAATCGCCATAGCTCTTGCGATGGGTCTGCGCGAAATCGGTAACGAGTGACTCCTCGATCCCGCGTTCCAGATACCTGTCCTTGTCGCCCATGTGCCCCTCCAAACGCTTTTGTTTCACCCTGTTTAGGGGGTGACGTGGCGCAGGGCCAGAGTCTCATGTCCAGTCCAGAACCACTTTGCCCGACCGACCAGATTTCATTGCGGCAAAACCCTCAGCGAAATCATCGACTTTCATTTGGTGTGTGATGACGCGGCTGACATCCAGACCGTTCTGCAACATGGCGATCATCTTGTACCATGTTTCGAACATTTCACGCCCATAAACGCCTTTGATGGTGATCGCCTTGAAGACGATACGAGACCAATCGACCGGAGATTTTCCCGGTGGAATTCCAAGCAAGGCGATCTTACCGCCCATGACCAATGCCTCAACCATCTGGTCCAGCGCAGCCTGAGACCCAGACATTTCGAGACCCACGTCAAAGCCTTCTTTCATGCCAAGGTCCTTGATGACGTCCTGCAGGTCTTCGTTGGACACATCAACCGTGCGCAGCGTCGGCACCACATGCCCGGCCAGTTTCAGGCGGTCTGGGTTGATATCGGTGATCACGACATGGCGTGCGCCGGCGTGGCGCGCAACGGCGGCGGCCATGATGCCGATCGGGCCCGCGCCGGTGATCAGCACGTCCTCTCCCAGCAGATCGAAACTCAGCGCGGTGTGCACCGCGTTGCCGAGCGGGTCAAGGATCGCTCCGATTTCATCCGGAACGTCATCCGGCAAGGGCACCACATTGAAAGCAGGTAGCTTGAGATACTGCGCGAAAGCACCCTGTTCGTTAACGCCAATGCCCCGAGTGCCGGGGTCGAGGTGGAACTTGCCCGCGCGGCTCTGGCGGCTGTCGGTGGTGATCAGATGCCCCTCTCCGGAACACCGCTGACCGATCTCAAGCCCCGTCACGTTGCGCCCGATCTCGACGATCTCACCGGCGAATTCGTGGCCGGTGATCATCGGAACCGGCACAGTGGCAGAGGCCCATTCATCCCAGTTCCAGATATGAATATCGGTCCCGCAGATACCGGTTTTGTTGATTTTGATCAGCACCTCTTCCGGCCCGATCTCGGGCACCGAGGCCTGCACCATCCACAGGCCTTCTTCGGGTTTGGATTTTTCCAGTGCCTTCATGGTGTTGGGGTGCATCAGATCACCCCCAGTTCTTTGCCGACTTTGCCAAAGGCGGTCAGCGCGCGATCCAATTCATCCTTGGTCAGAGCCGCATTCATTTGGGTTCTGATCCGCGCTTGTCCGCGTGGAACAACCGGGAAGAAGAAACCCGAGACATAGACACCCTCATCAAACAGCTTTGACGCCATGTCCTGCGCCAGCGTCGCTTCGCCCAACATCACCGGGATGATCGGGTGTTCGCCGGGCAGCAGGTCGAACCCCAGTTTCTCCAATCCGGCACGCCAGTATTTGGCGTTTCCGAACAGCTGAGCACGCAGCATGTCGCCTTCTTCTACAAGACGGATCGCCTCAAGCCCTGCGGCGACGATCGAGGGCGGCAGCGAATTTGAGAACAGATAGGGCCGCGCCCGCTGCCGCAGCAGGTCGATCACTGGCTGCGGCCCGGCGATGTAACCGCCGATTGCCCCCCCAAGTGCCTTGCCCAAAGTTCCTGTTAGAATGTCGACATCAACACCGAAATGATCCGGCGTGCCCGCACCGTTCGGCCCCATGAAGCCGGTGGCGTGGCAATCATCAACCATGACAATGGCGTCATACTTGTCCGCCAGTTCGCGAATCTTCGGCAGGTTGGCCAGATAGCCATCCATCGAGAACACGCCATCCGTTGCGATCATGATGTGTCGCGCCCCGTCCTCGCGTGCCTGTTTCAGCCAGGCTTCGAGGTCGTTCATGTCATTGTTCAAATAGCGATAGCGCTTTGCCTTGCACAGCCGCACCCCATCGATGATCGAGGCGTGATTCAAACTGTCTGAGATAATCGCGTCCTCGGGGCCGAGCAGCGGTTCGAACAAACCGCCGTTCGCATCAAAACAGGCAGCAAACAGGATCGCATCGTCCTTGTTCAGGAACTTGGCCAGCTTCTGCTCCAGTTCGCGATGAATGTCTTGCGTGCCGCAGATGAACCGGACCGACGCCATGCCGAAGCCTTTTGGGCCCATTGCGTTCGTTGCGGCGTCGATCAGCGCGGGGTGATCGGCCAGACCCAGGTAGTTATTGGCACACAGGTTGATCACCTGCTTGCCGCCCACGGATATCTCACCGCCCTGAGGCGAGGTGATCATTCGTTCGCGCTTGTACAAACCTTCGGATTCGATTTGCGCGAGTGTGTCCGTGATGTGGGACAAGAATGCATCTGCCATGGCGACCTCCGTTCAACTGAGTCGCACATCTAACATAGCGGATGAATTTCCCAAATAGGGGAATTACAATATGAAGGAAAAAAATCCGTGAAGGCGGAAAATCGCCAGTATCAGGCGTTCTTTACGATCAAAAAGACCCGCGCGGGTCCTTTGGCGGTAATGGAATGCACAATATCAGCGGCATAGCGGGCGGTGTCCCCTTGGCTGAGATCCGAGATAGCGCTGCCCGATGTGACCCGGACCGAACCTTCCAGAACTGTCAGCTGTTCACGCGCTCCGCGGGCATGGGGCTGGCTGTTCAAAGCCCCATCTTTGTCGAACTCAATATCGTAAACCTCGTGACCTCCGGCTTCTTCTGGTGGGGACAGAATGCGAATCCGGCAGTTCTGCCCCATATTATCGATACTGGGGACCTCAGAGCTTCGCAGAACCTCGATCTGGTCACTGGCTTTTGCACCTTCCAACAGACCGGCAAAATCCACCTGCAAGGCGCGGGTCAAATTCCACAGGGTCGAGATCGTCGGGCTGCTTTCGCCGCGCTCAATCTGGCTGACCATGGACCGGGAAACGCCGCTGAGGTTGGCAACCGCCTCAAGCGACAGTCCTTTTGCCCGGCGTGCCTCTTTCAGGCGAGCAGGCAGGAGGTTCAGGATATCGTCTGTGTTTTCCGTCATGACGGAATCCATGCGTGTTGCGCAACGTAATGTCAATTCCGGGCGTGACAGTGAGTCTAATTTGAAGATCATGCTGCAAGTGCATAATGCGCGCGGGTTTTGGAGGAGAAAATATGACTGACGTAGTGATTCTGGATGGTGCGCGTACCGCCATCGGCACATTTGGTGGCGCTTTGGCCTCGACGGCTCCGATTGATCTGGCCACTGTTGCCACCGAAGCAGCCCTTGAACGTTCGGGAGTTGAAGGCGCGCAGATCGGCAGCGTTGTCTTTGGTCATGTCATCAACACCGAACCACGCGACATGTATTTATCACGCGTGGCTGCGATGCAGGCGGGTATCCCCAACGGTACGCCGGCCATGAATGTGAACCGTCTGTGCGGGTCCGGGGCTCAGGCCATTGTATCCGCCGTGCAGTCCCTGATGCTTGGCGATGCGGAATTTGCTGTGGCGGGCGGTGCCGAGAGCATGTCGCGCAGCCCTTACATCGTGCCTCAGGCGCGGTGGGGCGCTAAGATGGGTGATGTTACCTCGCTCGATATGATGCTGGGCGCACTGAATTGCCCGTTTGGCACAGGGCATATGGGTGTCACGGCCGAAAACGTGGCCGACGAACATCAGATCAGCCGTGAGCAGATGGACGAGTTTGCCATGACCAGCCAGACCCGTGCGGCTGCTGCGATTGAGGGGGGATTTTTCGAAAGCCAGATCGCTCCGGTGCAGGTCAAGGTCAAACGCGACATGGTCGATTTCCAGGTCGATGAACACCCCAAAGCGACTACAGCCGAGGCGCTGGCCGGGTTGAGGCCAGTGTTCAAGAAAGACGGGCGCGTCACGGCCGGGAATGCCTCGGGCATCAATGACGGCGCGGCTGCGATGGTCCTGGCAACGGCGGACGCGGCAGAAAAAGCCGGTTTGAAACCGAAAGCACGCGTGATCGGCTATGCCCATGCTGGTGTGCGACCCGAAGTTATGGGTATTGGCCCGGTCCCGGCAGTGCAAAACCTGTTCAAGAAGACCGGTTTGTCGGCAGGTGATTTCGATGTGATCGAAAGCAACGAAGCTTTTGCCGCACAGGCACTGGCCGTCAATCAGGAGCTGGGTCTGGATGCGGCCAAGGTAAACCCCAACGGCGGTGCCATTGCGCTGGGCCATCCGGTTGGCGCGACCGGCGCGATCATCACCCTGAAGGCGCTGTACGAGTTGGAGCGTACGGGTGGGTCAAAAGCGTTGATCACCATGTGTATTGGCGGTGGTCAGGGGATTGCCCTTGCCATCGAGCGGCTCTGAACGACAACGGAGCAGGGGGGGGTGTCTGCCCCCCATTGCGCTCTTGGCGCAATTCCCCCCGAAGGTATTTTTAGCCAGATGAAGCAGGCGGGTTTGAATTAGCCCAGCACCACGGCAATCAGCGTTGCGGCTATTCCAAAGAGCGCACCAATCGTGGCAGGTAGGGCATATGCACCAAAGCCGTTACTCTTTTTGTCGTCTTTTTGGGTTTGCGCGATCAGTGCGTTTTCAACAAGCGCTGGCAGGCGCGGGCCGAAACGGGCGAGCACCATTGCGGTTTTCCCAAAATCCCTCAGAGCGGCGCGAGGGCCGATAGATCGCTTGATGTAGTCTTCGACTACAGGGCGGGCGACCTCCCAGATGTTCATGTGGTCGTCGAGTGAACGCGCGACACCTTCGACCACCACCATGGTGCGTTGCAGCAGGATCAGCTCGGTTCTTGTTTCCATGCCAAAGCGCTCAGTCACCTCGAATAGGTAATTCAGCAGGCGGCCCATCGAGATATGTGAAGCATCCATGCCGAAGATGGGTTCGCCAACTGCACGCAGGGCGCGGGCGAATTCATCTACGTCCTGGTTTGCGGGGACATATCCTGCTTCGAAATGTACCTCGGCCACGCGCTTGTAGTCGCGGCGGATAAAGCCAAAGAGGATCTCGGCATAGACCCGGCGGGTGTATTCGTCGATATGGCCCATGATGCCATAGTCATAGGCGATGATATCGCCATTGGCGGCGACCTTCAGGTTGCCCTGGTGCATGTCGGCATGGAAATAGCCGTCGCGCAGGGCGTGCAGCAGGAACAGGCGTAGCACACGTTCGGCCAGATCGCGGCGGTTGTGTCCTGCTGCGTCAAGGGCTGCGTTATCGCCCAGCGGGATACCGTCGGCCCAGCTGAGTGTCATCACGCGACGCGCAGACAGCGACCAAACCACGGGCGGCAACCAGAACCCGGCGTCGTCCCTAGTGTTGGCGGCGTATTCCGATGCGGCAGAACTTTCCAGCCGCAGATCGAGTTCGCCACGGACAACGCCATCGAAATGTTCGATCACCTCCATTGGGCGCAATCGGCGCGCGCCGGGGGCGAAAAGCTGTACGATACGGGCCGCGAAATAGAAAGCGTCTACATCCTTGCGGAACGCGCGTTCGATATTGGGGCGCAGGACTTTGACGGCTACATCCTCTCCAGTGCTGACCAGTTTGGCTTTATGGACCTGCGCGATAGATGCGGCGGCAATGGGCTCGCTGAAATCGCTAAAGATCTCGGCAACAGGCTGGCCCAGTTCCTTTTCCACCTCGGCCATGGCTTCGGATTTGGAAAAGGGGGGCAGTTTGTCCTGAAGCACGCGCAGCTGCTCGGCCAATTCGTTGCCGACAACATCAGGGCGGGTAGATAGTACCTGACCAAACTTGATGTAGGCCGGGCCAAGCGCCGTCAGAGCACGCGTGGCGGGTGGCATATCGGGATCACCCTTGTAACCCAGCCATTGGAACGGCTTGCCCAGCGCATGGGCAACAAACCGCAGCGACCGCGGGGCCTCAAAAGCGTCCAGCACCACATTCATGGCACCGGTGCGCTCCAAAGTGGCGCCTGTGCGGATCAGGCGGATGATGTTGTGAGGACCGCGCATCAGATCTTCCAGCCGGAATGCAGCGCGGCGATGCCCATGCTCAGGTTTCGATACTTGGCGTTTTCGAACCCGGCGGTACGGACCATGTTCAGGAACGTCTCTTGATCGGGGAACTTGCGGATCGATTCCACCAGATACTGATAGCTGTCATAATCATTGGCGATCAGCTTGCCCATGCGTGGGATGACGTTGAAGCTGTAGAGATCGTAAAGCTTTTGCAGCCCGTCATTGGGCAACTGGCTGAATTCCAGCACCATCAGGCGGCCGCCGGGTTTCAGCACGCGGAACGCTTCGTTCAGCGCTTCTTGCGGGCGGGTCACGTTCCGGATGCCGAACGAGATTGTATAGACGTCAAAGGTGTTGTCTTCGAACGGCAGGGCCATGGCGTCGCCGACCACCCAGTTCAGGCTATCCGCCATCTGGTCGGCCTCGGCGCGTTGGCGGCCTTCGACCAGCATCGGTTCGGTCAGATCCAGAACGGTGGCGTGACCATGGCCTGCGCGTTTGAGGAAGCGGAACGAGATGTCGCCCGTGCCGCCTGCGACGTCCAGAAGACGTTGGCCGGGGCGTGGCGCCAGCCAGTCCATCATCGCATCCTTCCAGACCCGGTGGATGCCCATCGACATGACATCGTTCATCACGTCATATTTCGAGGCGACCGAGTTGAACACGCCCTGCACGCGTCCGGCCTTGTCAGCCTCGCGTACGGTTTCGAACCCGAAATGAGTGGTCTTGTCGCTTTTGTCGGACATTTGCCTTGCCGTTTGTCGAATTTCGCCTCTGTTATAGGGCCATAAGAGGCGGGCACAATGCGGCCCTTTGGATTAGGAGCCGTGTAATGCCCGAATTGCCCGAGGTCGAGACAGTAAGACGCGGCCTGAGTCCTGCTATGGAAGGGGTGGTGATAGAACGGGCCGATGTGAACCGCCCCGATCTGCGCTGGCCCTTCCCAGATCGAATGGCAGAACGGTTGACCGGGCAGCGGGTTGAGCGGTTGCGGCGGCGGTCGAAGTACATTCTGGCAGATCTCAGCAGCGGTGAGACATTGCTAATCCATCTGGGTATGTCCGGGCGGATGACGGTTTCGGGTGATCCGCTGGGTCAGTTCGTGCATACGCATCCGATGCCGGAGAAACACGATCATGTCGTGTTCCACATGGCCAACGGCGCGCGCATCACTTTCAATGATCCGCGCCGGTTCGGAGCGATGGATCTGTTGCCGACGGCCAAGGCAGATGACCACAAGCTGCTGTCGGTTCTGGGGCCAGAGCCCCTGGGCAATGACTTCCACGAACACCATCTGATCGAGGCCTTCAAAGGCAGGAACACTCCGGTCAAATCCGCACTTCTGGATCAGGGAATCGTTGCCGGATTGGGCAATATCTATGTCTGCGAGGCGCTTTATCGCGGCAAGGTGTCGCCACGTCGCAAAGCCGGGCAGATTTCTGCATCACGTGTTGCCGCATTGGTTCCGATCATCCGGAAAGTGTTGCAGGACGCCATAGAAGCGGGCGGTTCTTCCTTGCGAGATTTCCGCCAAGCCGATGGAGAGCTTGGATATTTTCAACACAGCTTTGATGTCTATGGACGCGAGGGTGAGCCTTGTCGGACCGAGGGCTGTGGTGCCAAAATTAAGAGAATCACTCAATCGGGACGCTCATCCTTCTATTGTGCGCAATGCCAAAGATAGCTTGATCCAGAGAATTCGCGTGATAAGGAATCATACCTGAACGGAACAACCGGAAGCTTTCAACTCATGGCTTTTGAGACGATCATCGTCGAAATCGAAGACCACGTCGCCCTCATCAAACTCGACAGACCGGATGCGATGAACGCATTGAACTCCCAATTGGTGGGAGAGCTTTGCGATGCGCTGGAAGAAGCAGATCGTAATGACAAGGTTCGGTGCATCGTGCTCACCGGGTCCGACAAAGCATTTGCCGCAGGCGCGGACATCAAGGAAATGTCCGAGATGAGCTTTGTCGATGTCTTGAGCGCAGATCTGTTTGCTTCGGTAAACGACCGCGTCTCGGCCATTCGCAAACCGATCATAGCGGCCGTGGCGGGGTATGCTCTGGGCGGTGGCTGTGAAGTGGCCATGATGTGTGACTTCATTATTGCTGCAGATACAGCCAAGTTTGGGCAGCCCGAGATCAATCTGGGTGTTGTCGCAGGTATTGGCGGAACACAGCGCCTGACGCGCTTTGTTGGCAAGTCCAAGGCGATGGATATGAACCTCACCGGTCGGTTCATGGATGCAGAAGAGGCAGAGCGTGCCGGTCTTGTTAGCCGTGTCGTTCCAGCCAAAAAACTGATCGAAGAAGCCATGGGTGCAGCGCAGAAGATTGCGGAAAAATCCTTGCTGACAGCTGGGGCCGTCAAGGAGGCTGTGAACCGCAGCTATGAACTGCCGTTGAGCGAAGGGCTTTTGTTTGAGCGTCGTGTCTTCCATTCGATGTTTGCAACCGAAGACCAGAAAGAGGGCATGGCTGCATTCCTCGAAAAGCGCGCGGCGCAATTTCGCGACAAGTAAAACCTTCCAGATCAAGTTCGAAGGCGGGCCATGTGTCCGCCTTTTTGTTTTCATTTTGGTGGGTCTGAGAATCGGCTTGGCAAACCTGAAAAACTTGGATACATACCGCCGCCATACATGCGCGTGCGGCCCGCTTGGCCCGACTCACACTCGTGATTTCTGATCCGGTGCGGATACGTCCGTGGCGCGCAAACCAAGATAACCGTACCGAACGAAGGTCAGAGACACATGGCAAATTCGCCCCAGGCAAAGAAACGCGCACGTCAGAACGAAAAGCGTTTCGCAGTAAACAAAGCGCGTCGTTCGCGCATCCGCACCTATCTGCGTAAAGTCGAAGAAGCGATTGCTTCTGGTGACAAGGACGCAGCAACTGCCGCTCTGCGCGCTGCTCAGCCCGAGCTGATGCGCGGCGTCACCAAAGGTGTTTTCCACAAGAACACAGCAGCTCGCAAAATGTCGCGTCTGTCGGCCCGCGTCAAAGCGCTGGGCTAAGGCTGCAAATTGACCAAT
The genomic region above belongs to Ruegeria sp. HKCCD4315 and contains:
- a CDS encoding alpha/beta hydrolase, giving the protein MLYRGFTQAELDQEYSPSSMIGGDLTPYLDSYAALSAQHRAQMEVIGNISYGDATAQVLDFFPAKGAGAPLHVFIHGGYWQALSQRDSAMMAPALIEAEQSFATLNYTLAPDARVGEMVEECRDALLWLATNASDLGFDPSRITLSGHSAGAQLASMVMASSANDLARAGLRVRDVILISGVYDLEPISQTPINDPLQLTPVEVNDLSPIRHLPPPGPRYHVTVAERDTPEFIRQSRDYAELLRKAGHSVSFDLKKGMQHFDIIMHPGTFLPEAR
- a CDS encoding tryptophan 2,3-dioxygenase, whose protein sequence is MGDKDRYLERGIEESLVTDFAQTHRKSYGDFLQLKTLLNLQKTFQDPAQPDEMLFIIIHQVSELWLKLMHHQLVEVRHYLQRDEFGPAMKNLDRVKAIQRQLISAWETLLTMTPADYMTFRQALGSSSGFQSYGYRQIEFILGNKDAATLKVHEHDPEVMGMLNDALTKPSLYDEVLFMLARQGFNVPQDLLERDFAQPYSGDPRVVKIWVQVFQDAGTYWDLYALAEKLMDVESLFQRWRFDHVTAVERVIGNQPGTGGSSGVSFLRKALDLRFFHDLYDVRTELMYADQE
- the tdh gene encoding L-threonine 3-dehydrogenase, whose protein sequence is MKALEKSKPEEGLWMVQASVPEIGPEEVLIKINKTGICGTDIHIWNWDEWASATVPVPMITGHEFAGEIVEIGRNVTGLEIGQRCSGEGHLITTDSRQSRAGKFHLDPGTRGIGVNEQGAFAQYLKLPAFNVVPLPDDVPDEIGAILDPLGNAVHTALSFDLLGEDVLITGAGPIGIMAAAVARHAGARHVVITDINPDRLKLAGHVVPTLRTVDVSNEDLQDVIKDLGMKEGFDVGLEMSGSQAALDQMVEALVMGGKIALLGIPPGKSPVDWSRIVFKAITIKGVYGREMFETWYKMIAMLQNGLDVSRVITHQMKVDDFAEGFAAMKSGRSGKVVLDWT
- a CDS encoding glycine C-acetyltransferase, which translates into the protein MADAFLSHITDTLAQIESEGLYKRERMITSPQGGEISVGGKQVINLCANNYLGLADHPALIDAATNAMGPKGFGMASVRFICGTQDIHRELEQKLAKFLNKDDAILFAACFDANGGLFEPLLGPEDAIISDSLNHASIIDGVRLCKAKRYRYLNNDMNDLEAWLKQAREDGARHIMIATDGVFSMDGYLANLPKIRELADKYDAIVMVDDCHATGFMGPNGAGTPDHFGVDVDILTGTLGKALGGAIGGYIAGPQPVIDLLRQRARPYLFSNSLPPSIVAAGLEAIRLVEEGDMLRAQLFGNAKYWRAGLEKLGFDLLPGEHPIIPVMLGEATLAQDMASKLFDEGVYVSGFFFPVVPRGQARIRTQMNAALTKDELDRALTAFGKVGKELGVI
- a CDS encoding helix-turn-helix domain-containing protein, with translation MTENTDDILNLLPARLKEARRAKGLSLEAVANLSGVSRSMVSQIERGESSPTISTLWNLTRALQVDFAGLLEGAKASDQIEVLRSSEVPSIDNMGQNCRIRILSPPEEAGGHEVYDIEFDKDGALNSQPHARGAREQLTVLEGSVRVTSGSAISDLSQGDTARYAADIVHSITAKGPARVFLIVKNA
- a CDS encoding acetyl-CoA C-acyltransferase family protein, encoding MTDVVILDGARTAIGTFGGALASTAPIDLATVATEAALERSGVEGAQIGSVVFGHVINTEPRDMYLSRVAAMQAGIPNGTPAMNVNRLCGSGAQAIVSAVQSLMLGDAEFAVAGGAESMSRSPYIVPQARWGAKMGDVTSLDMMLGALNCPFGTGHMGVTAENVADEHQISREQMDEFAMTSQTRAAAAIEGGFFESQIAPVQVKVKRDMVDFQVDEHPKATTAEALAGLRPVFKKDGRVTAGNASGINDGAAAMVLATADAAEKAGLKPKARVIGYAHAGVRPEVMGIGPVPAVQNLFKKTGLSAGDFDVIESNEAFAAQALAVNQELGLDAAKVNPNGGAIALGHPVGATGAIITLKALYELERTGGSKALITMCIGGGQGIALAIERL
- the ubiB gene encoding 2-polyprenylphenol 6-hydroxylase produces the protein MRGPHNIIRLIRTGATLERTGAMNVVLDAFEAPRSLRFVAHALGKPFQWLGYKGDPDMPPATRALTALGPAYIKFGQVLSTRPDVVGNELAEQLRVLQDKLPPFSKSEAMAEVEKELGQPVAEIFSDFSEPIAAASIAQVHKAKLVSTGEDVAVKVLRPNIERAFRKDVDAFYFAARIVQLFAPGARRLRPMEVIEHFDGVVRGELDLRLESSAASEYAANTRDDAGFWLPPVVWSLSARRVMTLSWADGIPLGDNAALDAAGHNRRDLAERVLRLFLLHALRDGYFHADMHQGNLKVAANGDIIAYDYGIMGHIDEYTRRVYAEILFGFIRRDYKRVAEVHFEAGYVPANQDVDEFARALRAVGEPIFGMDASHISMGRLLNYLFEVTERFGMETRTELILLQRTMVVVEGVARSLDDHMNIWEVARPVVEDYIKRSIGPRAALRDFGKTAMVLARFGPRLPALVENALIAQTQKDDKKSNGFGAYALPATIGALFGIAATLIAVVLG
- the ubiE gene encoding bifunctional demethylmenaquinone methyltransferase/2-methoxy-6-polyprenyl-1,4-benzoquinol methylase UbiE → MSDKSDKTTHFGFETVREADKAGRVQGVFNSVASKYDVMNDVMSMGIHRVWKDAMMDWLAPRPGQRLLDVAGGTGDISFRFLKRAGHGHATVLDLTEPMLVEGRQRAEADQMADSLNWVVGDAMALPFEDNTFDVYTISFGIRNVTRPQEALNEAFRVLKPGGRLMVLEFSQLPNDGLQKLYDLYSFNVIPRMGKLIANDYDSYQYLVESIRKFPDQETFLNMVRTAGFENAKYRNLSMGIAALHSGWKI
- the mutM gene encoding bifunctional DNA-formamidopyrimidine glycosylase/DNA-(apurinic or apyrimidinic site) lyase yields the protein MPELPEVETVRRGLSPAMEGVVIERADVNRPDLRWPFPDRMAERLTGQRVERLRRRSKYILADLSSGETLLIHLGMSGRMTVSGDPLGQFVHTHPMPEKHDHVVFHMANGARITFNDPRRFGAMDLLPTAKADDHKLLSVLGPEPLGNDFHEHHLIEAFKGRNTPVKSALLDQGIVAGLGNIYVCEALYRGKVSPRRKAGQISASRVAALVPIIRKVLQDAIEAGGSSLRDFRQADGELGYFQHSFDVYGREGEPCRTEGCGAKIKRITQSGRSSFYCAQCQR
- a CDS encoding enoyl-CoA hydratase, whose product is MAFETIIVEIEDHVALIKLDRPDAMNALNSQLVGELCDALEEADRNDKVRCIVLTGSDKAFAAGADIKEMSEMSFVDVLSADLFASVNDRVSAIRKPIIAAVAGYALGGGCEVAMMCDFIIAADTAKFGQPEINLGVVAGIGGTQRLTRFVGKSKAMDMNLTGRFMDAEEAERAGLVSRVVPAKKLIEEAMGAAQKIAEKSLLTAGAVKEAVNRSYELPLSEGLLFERRVFHSMFATEDQKEGMAAFLEKRAAQFRDK
- the rpsT gene encoding 30S ribosomal protein S20, which translates into the protein MANSPQAKKRARQNEKRFAVNKARRSRIRTYLRKVEEAIASGDKDAATAALRAAQPELMRGVTKGVFHKNTAARKMSRLSARVKALG